Proteins from one Pseudarthrobacter sp. BIM B-2242 genomic window:
- a CDS encoding S66 peptidase family protein, which yields MEKWGSTVPAQKLRKGNRVAILSPSFAAPGFAPAVHDQAMNRFAGATGLVPVEFPTTRRLGATAEDRAADLNAAFADPTIRAILATIGGDDQITVIPYLDAEAARADPKIFLGYSDNTNLLNWLWAHGIAGFYGGSTQVHLGPGPGIDEVHLTSLRAALMTGGELTITDPGEAEDYGKDWHDPQALVEFGEREPTEPWAWAGPARLVSGRTWGGCLEVIDQLALADRLPPVEDLHGSILLLETSELIPPADWVKRWVRALGERGILNAVHGVLVARAPTSNFEHQPEPDERTRLRDAQRDAVIEEVTLYNPEAVICVGVPFGHTRPQWILPYGGQITMNGSTRTITASYS from the coding sequence GTACCGGCACAAAAACTTCGTAAGGGTAATCGGGTGGCGATTCTGTCACCGTCGTTCGCTGCGCCCGGCTTCGCGCCTGCAGTCCACGATCAAGCCATGAATCGCTTCGCCGGCGCCACAGGTCTTGTGCCCGTGGAATTCCCCACGACCCGCCGGCTCGGTGCAACCGCCGAAGACCGTGCCGCCGATCTCAACGCGGCATTCGCTGACCCAACCATCCGAGCCATACTCGCCACCATCGGCGGTGATGACCAGATCACTGTCATCCCTTATCTGGACGCCGAAGCCGCCCGGGCCGATCCCAAGATCTTTCTTGGTTACAGCGACAACACTAACCTGCTGAACTGGCTCTGGGCCCACGGCATCGCCGGTTTCTACGGTGGTTCCACCCAGGTTCATCTCGGTCCCGGCCCCGGCATTGACGAAGTCCACCTCACCTCATTAAGGGCCGCCCTGATGACCGGCGGTGAACTCACGATTACCGATCCGGGTGAAGCCGAGGACTATGGCAAGGATTGGCATGACCCGCAAGCACTTGTCGAATTCGGAGAACGGGAGCCCACCGAACCGTGGGCATGGGCCGGGCCGGCCCGGCTGGTATCCGGACGAACCTGGGGCGGATGTCTGGAGGTCATCGACCAGCTTGCGCTGGCAGACCGCCTGCCGCCGGTTGAGGACCTGCACGGGTCCATCCTGCTGCTGGAAACCAGCGAACTGATCCCGCCCGCCGACTGGGTGAAGAGGTGGGTCCGCGCACTCGGAGAGCGCGGCATCCTCAACGCGGTCCACGGGGTTCTCGTCGCCAGGGCACCGACCAGCAATTTTGAACACCAGCCGGAACCCGATGAACGCACCCGGCTGCGCGACGCCCAGCGGGACGCGGTCATTGAAGAGGTCACCCTGTACAACCCCGAGGCCGTCATCTGCGTCGGGGTGCCGTTCGGGCATACCCGCCCCCAGTGGATCCTGCCCTACGGCGGACAAATCACAATGAACGGGTCAACGCGCACCATCACCGCGTCCTATAGCTAA
- a CDS encoding pentapeptide repeat-containing protein: protein MARMAPITFTPALNRQSLRPDCGNCFALCCTAFGFSRSADFALDKPAGTPCQNLAPDFSCTIHTSLRPRGFRGCTVFDCFGAGQKVSQGLFGGTSWREDPGTKSEMFAAFKTVRQLHEMLWHLAEARRRTFDPDVAECAGELGATIGQLVDGGLQQLLALDVQDLHVRVRSTLMDVSAEVRASYFAAGNEHLDAGLGPGADLMGSNLGGRRLCGADLRGAYLIAADLRNADLSGVDLLGADIRDARLDGADLSAALFLTQPQLNSASGSRTTRLPADLVMPAHWEG, encoded by the coding sequence ATGGCGCGCATGGCACCGATTACGTTCACGCCTGCCCTGAACCGGCAATCCCTGCGGCCTGACTGCGGCAACTGCTTTGCCCTCTGCTGTACCGCCTTCGGATTCTCGCGGTCTGCGGATTTTGCGCTCGACAAACCCGCCGGCACTCCCTGCCAAAACCTCGCCCCCGACTTCTCCTGCACCATCCACACCAGCCTGCGCCCGCGGGGTTTCCGCGGCTGCACCGTCTTTGACTGTTTCGGCGCCGGCCAGAAAGTGTCGCAGGGGCTCTTCGGCGGCACGAGCTGGCGCGAGGATCCTGGCACCAAAAGCGAGATGTTTGCCGCGTTCAAAACCGTGCGGCAGCTGCACGAGATGCTTTGGCACTTAGCCGAGGCCCGGCGTCGGACTTTTGATCCCGACGTCGCGGAATGCGCCGGGGAGCTCGGCGCCACTATCGGGCAGCTCGTCGACGGCGGCCTGCAGCAGCTGCTCGCGCTGGATGTCCAGGACCTCCACGTCCGGGTGCGCTCGACGCTGATGGACGTCAGCGCGGAAGTCCGGGCGTCCTATTTTGCCGCCGGGAATGAACATCTTGACGCGGGGCTGGGGCCGGGAGCGGACCTGATGGGCAGCAATCTCGGGGGCCGCCGGCTGTGCGGCGCAGACCTGAGAGGGGCGTACCTGATTGCGGCCGACCTGCGGAACGCTGACCTGTCGGGCGTGGATCTGCTCGGCGCGGACATCCGGGACGCGCGGCTTGACGGCGCCGACCTGTCGGCGGCACTGTTCCTGACCCAGCCGCAGCTCAACTCCGCCAGCGGCAGCCGCACCACGCGGCTGCCCGCGGACCTGGTGATGCCCGCGCACTGGGAGGGATGA
- a CDS encoding TetR/AcrR family transcriptional regulator, with the protein MEAKAKTQDPRPGRHAARRDEIVQAAWAEAEVNGLSAISLTQVARRVGLRQPSLYSYFPSKNALIDAMFAEAAGALLLELEHAAYPESPREGARLVARTVLQFGVAHPVQAQLIFQRSIPGYEPSLEAYGPALMMQERYVRKLNEAGVTASSDVDIFTALVAGLASQQHANEPGGVRWVSQLDTVLDMFFYYLDHQGRT; encoded by the coding sequence GTGGAGGCTAAAGCTAAAACCCAGGACCCGCGGCCCGGACGGCATGCCGCCCGGCGCGACGAAATCGTCCAGGCGGCGTGGGCCGAGGCCGAGGTCAACGGCCTGTCCGCCATCTCGCTTACTCAGGTTGCCCGCAGGGTGGGCCTGCGGCAGCCATCCCTTTATTCCTACTTCCCTTCCAAGAACGCGCTGATCGATGCAATGTTCGCGGAAGCCGCGGGTGCCTTGCTCCTCGAGCTGGAGCATGCAGCGTACCCGGAATCGCCCCGGGAAGGCGCGAGGCTGGTTGCGCGGACTGTACTGCAGTTTGGTGTGGCCCACCCCGTCCAGGCGCAACTCATCTTCCAGCGCTCGATTCCCGGCTATGAGCCATCACTGGAAGCGTATGGCCCCGCACTGATGATGCAGGAGCGATACGTCCGGAAACTCAACGAGGCCGGAGTCACTGCGTCCTCCGACGTCGACATTTTCACGGCCCTCGTCGCCGGGCTGGCCAGCCAGCAACACGCGAACGAGCCCGGAGGAGTCCGCTGGGTATCGCAGCTGGACACCGTCCTCGACATGTTTTTTTACTATCTGGACCATCAAGGCCGGACCTAA
- a CDS encoding SRPBCC domain-containing protein, which yields MNEQPASHALNLECRLAAPPEKIFRMLTDATELAKWWGPEGFTLPSADLNLVAGGRYRFRMAPPDGEPFNLSGEFLEIDPPWHLVYTFNWEEPTPDDRETVVDLALAGDGTGTKLVLSQGPFVTEERLALHRDGWTESFAKLQRL from the coding sequence ATGAATGAGCAGCCCGCCAGCCATGCCCTGAACCTGGAATGCAGGCTGGCGGCTCCGCCCGAGAAGATCTTCAGGATGCTGACCGACGCCACCGAACTGGCGAAGTGGTGGGGTCCGGAGGGCTTCACCCTTCCCTCCGCCGACCTCAACCTAGTGGCGGGCGGCCGCTACCGCTTCCGCATGGCACCCCCGGACGGCGAGCCCTTCAACCTCTCCGGCGAATTCCTCGAAATCGACCCGCCCTGGCACCTCGTGTACACCTTCAACTGGGAAGAACCGACCCCCGACGACCGTGAGACCGTTGTGGACCTCGCGCTCGCCGGCGACGGCACGGGCACGAAGCTGGTCCTCTCCCAGGGCCCGTTCGTGACCGAGGAACGGCTGGCCCTGCACCGCGACGGATGGACCGAATCCTTCGCGAAGCTGCAGCGGCTGTGA
- a CDS encoding GNAT family N-acetyltransferase, which produces MTATTYALTGTVRARVIRPSDAGLLQAAYQLNRDHLAPWEPHRPAAFYTAEGQAEVIGSKLAQHAAGSEVPFILLEDERVVGALTITGIVRGPFLSANLGYWVDQEFTGRGIGSAAVAFALDYSRKELGLHRLQAATLIHNAASQKVLRKAGFTEIGLASAYLLIAGSWQDHILYQRILA; this is translated from the coding sequence GTGACTGCAACGACCTACGCGCTGACCGGCACCGTCCGCGCCCGGGTGATCCGCCCCTCCGACGCCGGACTGCTGCAGGCCGCCTACCAGCTGAACCGGGACCACCTGGCTCCCTGGGAACCTCACCGGCCGGCCGCGTTCTACACCGCTGAAGGGCAAGCCGAAGTCATCGGTTCCAAGCTGGCCCAGCACGCCGCCGGCTCCGAAGTGCCGTTCATCCTGCTGGAAGACGAGCGGGTGGTTGGGGCGCTGACCATCACCGGCATTGTGCGCGGGCCGTTCCTCAGCGCCAACCTCGGCTACTGGGTGGACCAGGAGTTCACCGGCCGGGGAATCGGCTCCGCAGCTGTCGCCTTTGCGCTGGACTATTCGCGGAAAGAGTTGGGGCTGCACCGGCTTCAGGCGGCCACGCTCATCCACAACGCAGCTTCCCAAAAGGTCCTTAGGAAGGCGGGCTTCACGGAGATCGGGCTGGCTTCCGCGTACCTGCTGATCGCCGGTTCCTGGCAGGACCACATCCTGTACCAGCGCATCCTCGCTTGA
- a CDS encoding serine hydrolase codes for MRAISRSARCLLACLLSVGILGGAATPAPDPPAPAPASPAATYQAVDAFLRGQLDDVGIPGAAVAVVRDGIQVHSAAFGRADESGRPMTARTPVLLASTSKSLTAIAVMQQVEAGRLRLDEPVRTYLPWFTLDDGRSSAITVRHLLHQASGMSSRDTAFEASDAQGPEALEDGVRALADAPLDGDPGAGFHYASANFNILGLLVQTVSGQPFGDYLKQHVFGPLEMAHSHPTRAAARADNAAAGHSLWFGSFWRQTDVPAPTTGMPSSTLYASAEDLAHQLIALLDGGRYGDARILQPGSVAAMFEPRVQVDGSKGYAMGWYTRPLVESADPAAPPVPEAGLPLLLEHQGEWGNSHTYLAVVPESGLGVALVINGNDTAAPSRLKSIDTNLLRILHGHSPVPAVVFEDWLQRYSWAVALALLLAELLSLWLALRFLLRRHPVPGKPWRPLAWGAAALALDGFALWLCLAYAPARFDTHLSVIIRQFPDVGISLLPVLALAFVWPIPRTLWLFATLRARPQPLGPDTGL; via the coding sequence ATGCGAGCTATTTCCCGGTCAGCGCGCTGCCTCCTCGCGTGCCTCCTGTCGGTCGGAATCCTCGGCGGGGCGGCCACGCCCGCGCCGGACCCGCCTGCCCCTGCACCGGCGAGTCCCGCAGCGACCTACCAGGCCGTGGACGCTTTCCTGCGGGGGCAGCTCGACGACGTCGGGATCCCGGGTGCCGCCGTCGCCGTCGTCCGGGATGGGATCCAGGTGCACTCCGCAGCATTCGGCCGCGCCGACGAGTCCGGGCGGCCGATGACCGCCCGGACACCGGTCCTGCTGGCCTCCACCAGCAAGTCCCTCACCGCCATCGCAGTGATGCAGCAGGTGGAGGCCGGCCGGCTTCGGCTGGATGAACCGGTCCGGACCTACCTGCCCTGGTTCACACTGGATGACGGCCGCTCGTCCGCCATCACGGTCCGGCATCTCCTCCACCAGGCCAGCGGCATGTCATCCAGGGACACCGCCTTCGAAGCCTCCGACGCGCAGGGCCCGGAGGCGCTCGAGGATGGAGTCCGTGCCCTCGCAGACGCCCCGCTCGACGGCGACCCGGGGGCGGGCTTCCACTACGCCAGCGCCAACTTCAACATCCTGGGCCTGCTGGTGCAGACGGTCTCCGGCCAGCCGTTCGGGGACTACCTGAAGCAGCACGTCTTCGGGCCGCTGGAGATGGCCCACAGCCATCCGACCCGGGCCGCCGCGCGCGCGGACAACGCTGCCGCCGGGCACTCGCTGTGGTTCGGTTCGTTCTGGCGCCAGACCGATGTGCCCGCACCCACCACAGGGATGCCGTCGTCCACGCTCTATGCCTCAGCCGAGGACCTGGCCCACCAGCTGATTGCGCTGCTCGACGGCGGCCGGTACGGCGACGCCCGGATCCTCCAGCCCGGGAGCGTGGCGGCCATGTTTGAGCCCCGTGTGCAGGTGGACGGCTCCAAGGGGTATGCCATGGGGTGGTACACCCGGCCGCTCGTGGAGTCCGCCGATCCCGCCGCACCGCCCGTTCCGGAGGCCGGCCTGCCGCTGCTGCTGGAGCATCAGGGCGAATGGGGCAACAGCCACACGTACCTGGCTGTGGTTCCTGAGTCCGGCCTCGGCGTCGCCCTCGTCATCAACGGCAACGACACCGCCGCCCCGTCACGGCTCAAGTCCATCGACACCAACCTCCTGCGGATCCTGCACGGGCACTCCCCCGTTCCCGCGGTGGTGTTCGAGGACTGGCTGCAGCGCTACAGCTGGGCCGTGGCTCTGGCGCTGCTGCTGGCGGAGCTGCTGAGCCTGTGGCTGGCGCTGCGGTTCCTGCTCCGGCGGCATCCTGTGCCCGGAAAACCTTGGAGGCCCCTGGCGTGGGGCGCCGCGGCCCTTGCCCTCGACGGGTTCGCCCTCTGGCTGTGCCTCGCCTACGCCCCGGCCCGCTTCGACACCCACCTGTCCGTCATCATCCGCCAGTTTCCCGACGTCGGCATTTCGCTGCTGCCGGTCCTCGCCCTCGCCTTCGTCTGGCCGATCCCCCGGACGCTGTGGCTGTTCGCGACGCTGCGGGCCCGCCCGCAGCCGCTCGGTCCAGACACCGGCTTGTGA
- a CDS encoding maleylpyruvate isomerase family mycothiol-dependent enzyme, whose product MPAEHFPIDVAAIGRIAHQEAMQLAAEENTRFHNLLLQLGTDDWQKGTDCARWSVRDVAVHVTASAEAQASFVEFARQVIRGRGLTTKIGGRHWVDGVNEAQLRARSHITAEEIPSRWDHASAAALTARQQLPPAVGALRLLPLGSVDGVEFGWQPLSYLFDIGFTRDVWMHRIDICRATGRPVNPTPEHDGRIVEDIIAEWATRHKEPFCLKLTGPAGGTFIRAEDPEIDCFELDAIDCCRLLSGRGTPKGVLRNLLPL is encoded by the coding sequence ATGCCCGCAGAACACTTTCCGATCGACGTGGCAGCGATCGGAAGGATCGCCCACCAGGAAGCCATGCAGTTGGCAGCAGAAGAAAACACCCGGTTCCACAACCTCCTGCTACAGCTCGGCACCGATGACTGGCAGAAGGGAACTGACTGCGCCCGCTGGAGCGTGCGGGATGTTGCTGTGCACGTCACAGCATCAGCGGAGGCGCAGGCCTCATTTGTCGAGTTCGCGCGCCAGGTCATCCGGGGGCGGGGGCTCACCACCAAAATTGGCGGGCGGCACTGGGTCGACGGGGTCAATGAGGCCCAGCTTCGGGCCAGAAGCCATATCACTGCCGAAGAAATCCCGTCGAGGTGGGACCACGCGTCCGCGGCAGCGCTCACCGCCCGGCAGCAGCTGCCCCCAGCCGTAGGGGCCCTCAGACTACTTCCGCTGGGCAGCGTGGACGGGGTTGAATTCGGCTGGCAGCCGCTGAGTTACCTCTTCGACATCGGGTTCACCCGGGACGTATGGATGCATCGCATCGACATCTGCCGGGCGACCGGCCGCCCCGTCAATCCGACACCGGAGCACGACGGCCGCATCGTCGAAGACATCATTGCCGAGTGGGCCACGCGGCACAAGGAACCGTTCTGCCTGAAACTCACCGGACCCGCCGGCGGCACCTTCATTCGTGCGGAAGATCCTGAAATCGACTGCTTTGAACTTGACGCAATCGACTGCTGCCGCCTCCTGTCAGGCCGGGGAACGCCCAAGGGAGTCCTCCGAAACCTGCTGCCGCTCTGA
- a CDS encoding SHOCT domain-containing protein translates to MMFWGGDGNMGGWWYVLMVVSFVLFWGVIITAVVLFARSVGPGGRRYEGGAPGHGFAEDLLAERFARGEIDENEYTARLAALRRGRGSPR, encoded by the coding sequence ATGATGTTCTGGGGCGGGGACGGGAACATGGGCGGATGGTGGTACGTCCTGATGGTGGTGAGCTTCGTGCTGTTCTGGGGTGTCATCATCACCGCCGTTGTCCTTTTCGCCCGGTCGGTGGGACCCGGCGGGAGGCGGTACGAGGGCGGGGCCCCTGGGCACGGTTTTGCTGAGGACCTGCTCGCAGAACGGTTTGCCCGCGGCGAAATCGATGAGAACGAATACACTGCCCGCCTGGCGGCGCTCCGCCGTGGCCGCGGCTCCCCACGCTGA